atagacatgacccggaaccccttccgatcactgatcaacatcggagccgtggacacccatattgacccctatacccacacgaatgaatattcgagtgaacctccagttgcagtgagctattcctgttgcttcgcgatatgtcacaaacacccgaggtgagatttgttgcatccccgtggatgaacaatttgtccaccatgcaagttacctcgttaccggttttgttctcttttctcgtttccgtgttccggcatcccagtgatcaaatcacactgtgtctagccagacgatgatggataccataataccgagagggcccgagaatatctctccatcgtcggaggagcaaatcccaatcttgagctatcaagttacttgacacacttttccatgaacccgtaagccgccgtaatagccatccatttacggatgacgtttaacaaaccccaaagttcatgaagcaagcatgaagaaactcgatactctcatggactaaggaatcatgcaaacgttaaccatctctgtgttatgcaccattaacttgtgacgaatgaatctcttagcataacatcaatccgggtcgattcaacacaaatgttctcttaacattgtgccctcaaaattgctggcatagacatgcccatgatcaggaaaacagaaccatcatgcaacacttgagctagtcttagaggccagactaggaatacttcttaccgtttattattccacacgtgcatatgagtcttcctccgagcctcgtggatattgcagactcgagaatcattgctgttatagcatggaacataaacataattatgaactcgcagataaataatatcatttattattgcctctagggcatatctcctacaggtGGATCACCGCATCCAAGCTCAGAGACCTAAGCGGTGCTTCTTGGAATGAGGACACCTACTCAATCCTTTTGGAGGCAGAGCACTACCAAGGCCACATCGCAGTTAGCTCATAAACCATGCCATTCTAACTAACCAGATGTTTAAGCCTATGAACCATTGCCATCCTATAACCGCTCTGCTCTGCCATATTTCTTTCTTAGGCTCATCCCAAGGACATAGAGTTCCTGAACACACCTATCCAGAACTACCACCATATGCAACAGATCTTCTCCTTCGGGCTGGCAACCGAAAAGCATGCCATGGGCTCAAGCCAGCCGTTGGGCTCATCGATGCCCGAGTATCCAGACACCCAGGAGTCATACACCATCAACATTGATTCTCCTGACAAGAATGGTGAGCACGTTCTTGTGCTTGATAAGAAAAGGAAGCGGGGAGGCCTGATGGAGGGCGAGCTGGCCGTCTTCAGCAGCATGACTCCGGCAGTGAAGGAGGTAGCCATCGCCATCAGGGAGAGCAAGTCGGTAGACGTGCACCCTGACCTCTACATGACCCCTTGATTCTTTTTTCAGCCACCTGTAGTCGGAATAAATCCATGACGTCATCCATTATCTGCATTAAAGATCTCACTTGCTACTCACTTGAGTAGCCTTATCCCCCATATATATCAGCTCCCTTTGCCTTCACTATTTTTTCTGAAAAATTAACCAAGAGTTGATTAACGCACATGCTCTTTCATAATCAGGAAAGGGTCAAGCACCCTCTTACGTTCAAAGAAATTATCATTTCTACAATTCCAGATGGACCAAATCACAACTGTTATGCCAAATGAAATTAACATCTTTTTTTCTTTACCATATTGCGAAAGCCAAGAGGTAAATAGAGTTTTCATATTATCAGGAGGAGCTCTCAGATTAAAATTGCATTGTAACAAGCTCCACATGAACTTAGCTACAGAACAATGATGGAATAAATGGTCAACTGATTCATCATTTCCACAAAAAACACAACATTTGTTTCCATTCCAACCTCTTTTTAAAAGGTTGCCCCTAGTAATAATACTATTGCATAAAGTAATCCACAAAAAACCTCGATTTTTGTGGAGTTTCAAATTTCAACCAAAAAATGAAAAGGAAATTGCATCTCATCCAAAATATTTAGATTATAAAAAACTTGACAGAATACTTTCCATGGGTGGTTAAAGACTAAGTAATCACTCTTTCCACTTAATCTGGTTTCAGAACATGCAACTTTGATCTCATTACACTGTATTAGAGTATAGGGTTCTCGCAAAGGTAAAGTGATCCCAGCCTTTCTCAAACAACTTAGCCACAGTAATATTTTTAGTAAAACATAGATCATATAATTTGGGGGGAGGGGGTGCTTGATCCAGAGGTTTATCATCAACCCACCAGTCCTCCCAAAGTCTGGTATTAGTTTCATTTCATACTTTCTTCTTCACATATTTGTAAAACATGTTTTTGATAGGCAATTCCTTATTCATTATATCTGAATCCACGATCCCCAAACCTCCTTGTTTCTTGGGTTGACATACCTCAATCAATTTGACAAGGTGATATATTTTTGTATCTTTACCCCCCGCCAACTTATTCTGGCTCTAAAGAAGTCAACTTTTTTCCTTACCCCCATAGGTATAGGATAGAAGGACATCATGAAAGTAGGCAGGTTGTTGAGGGGATTGAACTAGAGCACGTCTACCAGCAATGTTAGACATTCTACCTTGTGAACATGCACATCTATTTTCAATCTTGTCTTCTACATGCCTCTAATCTCTATTTCTGAATCTCACCTTATTAAGAGGAATCCCCAGGTATTTCATGGGCATGCTCCTCAATTAGCAAGTGTTTTTTCTCCTATAATCCTCTCCTCTATTTACACCATCCCCAAAGAGGAAAATCTCACTCTTGTTTAACCCGGACATCTGCTCAAATGCACATAGTATGATTTTAGATTTTGTGCACTTGAGAGATCATCAAGTATGAGGAAGATGTTATCATCTACATATTGCGGCAtgtttacccccccccccccccaccccacctCACAAAGTTCCTCCATCATCCCTTTTACACGACCCAATTTTTTAGCATTATTTAAAATAATTGCAAGAGCTTCAATAGCCAAATCAAATAACAAAGGAGATAGTGACTCTCCCTGTCTTAGACACAACTCTCTCTcatgattttcatgatctagTCATTCCACTTATCAGGGAACCCTTTAAGAGATGACAATTTGTGAACAAAAAGCCATTTAATCTTGTCATATGCTTTTTGAATATCCACTATGAAAACCATAACACTTTGTCTTTTTAGTATGAATAGTGTTTAGAGCCTCATGTAAAATGAACACACCTTCCATGATATATTTCCTTTTAATAAAAGCAATTTGAACATGAGAAATCAAAGATCCAACAACCTCGTTAAGTCTCTTCATAAGGATTttgtgaaaattttgaaacttcACATTCAACAAGCAAATAATTTTTGAATTTGTTAGACATCTTTAACTTTAGGATCTAGAATAACGATCCATAGTTCAACCTAGCCAAACTATATTTATTTTTTCAatgtttggaaattgcagtggcatttctcggaatcgccagatttggagtggcatttatcaaattaacctaACTAATATAccccctctgttcctaaatataattcCTTTTAGATATTCTAATATAgactacatacaaagcaaaaAGAGTGAATCCATACTCTAAAGTACGTCATGTAGTCCATAtagaaatatctaaaaagacttatatttcgtatgtagtccatattagaatatctaaaaggacttatatttaggaacggagtcAGTAGGAAATATTAAAAGCACTAATAATCTGACGACCAGATTTGCCATGTGAAAAAAAAATCCAGACTTCAATAAAAGGATTTGCCATGTTCTATAGTGAAAATTGACTTGCAGCATGAAAAATCAACAGAAAATTTTTCCATGCTACAATGATTAATTGCCATGCGTTCGATCTGGATTCGACGTACATGAGGGCATCATATTTTTAACACTATAAATCTGACATCAGATTTATATCGAAATCCATTAATATTGCTTTTGTGAATGTCATCAAGCATTGCATTGTCTGATAGAATTCAACTGAAAATCCATGGACAAATATTACATAGAAAGACAACTTTATGAATTTCTTTCATGGAGAAATCACCAATGACTTTATTAGCCCCCAGATTAGAGATCTTAGCCGCATCAATATCTAAAGAAATATTTGAATCATCAGGTCTACCAAAAAGTTTTTGTctagggcacatctagatgtgtcgtagttattgcacatctaagtgacACAATCAAGCATAGAAaggaaaggaaaagaaaaaaaaagaaaatacaTACACGAATCTCCGCGTAAGATCAATGACATAGGACTTAGATATGTAATACTTATGGCATATCTAGATGCGCTTTAGTAAAATTGTTATAAAATTTGGTAATGTAATGCATTAGCTTCCTCGAACAATCCTATTTTCTCTCCTTCTGCCAGCGGCTTTAGCATGATAATATATAGTATTAGAATCACCCTCCTTAATCTATTTCTCTTTAGAGCTCCGAAGCCATTTCAATTCTTGCTTCTGTCTATCAGTAACACTGAGCCCAAATTGCTCAGAGTGCTTATCTATTGCATCAAGTTTACATAAAATACCCTTTCTCAACAGCCTTTGAAGATTTGAATTGCAAACTCAATGTTCCTTTCTATGTGGAGATCATTATCCTTGCTGCTTGAGCAATCCGGATGTCTAGAAACAACAGTGGAAGCACATATATCTTCTTGAGCTCACTTTGGTTGGATTAAGTTATTGCTCAGCAACAAGTTGTAACTCTCCTTTTGTGTATACATTTTTCCTTTTATTATTAGCTAGATTCTTTGGCTTGCCTTAAGCCATCTTGTATATTGTTGTGGACCTTCAACAACTTACAAAAAATGCAGTGGAGCTATGCTCTACTGTTTCGTGTCAACAAAATTAGATGAAAGGAAACACTGACCTCCAATCTGCATCACTCAACTTAGTACACAACCCATAGACAGAAGCAGCGAGTCCTCAACCTCCAAGCACAAAGAAGAGGACTAACCCAAGAAAGCATAAACATTGCAAACAagcatcattccaaatcatccaAAATGAATACTCCATTTTGGAATGATAAGAGGAAATTATCGGCTGCAACTCCAATCAAACACCAAATTTCAGGGACAGATAATTCAACAGAACCAACATTGCAAACAAGTATCATTCCAAATACTCGATTTTGGAATGATAAGAGGAATTTATCGACTGCAACTCCAATCAAACACCAAATTTCACGGATAGATTCAACCGAACCAAGTCACCTTGAACACCAAACCCCAGTTCTCAACTGAACCCTGAATACTTGACAGACTGGAAGCAACTTACCACCATACCTAAGCAAGGTAAACAAAGGTAATCCAATACTTCAACGAGACTAGAGAAGACACATATGTCTCCAGGACTACATTGCTAAGGCAATCTAATACTTCAACGAGACTAGAGAAGACATATGTCTCCAGGACTACATTGCTGATGCTTCTCTTAGGTTCCCGAACAGATGATCTTCGTCTTGCCGATACGGATGCACAGATGGAGCTCCTCCCCGTGCAGCATCTCGGGATACACGGGGACGGTGTCGCACTCCGGCTGCGCCAACACATCGAACTCAACCGGGGCCGAGCAGCTCGCCGCCACCTTCTTCTCGAGCTTCAGCCGGCGCGCCTCGTCTGGGCCAGCCACCTCGACGGAGGAACTGTACACAGGCCCGGTGCCAACGTTACCCCTAACGCACACCACGGTGACGCGGCGGACGCCTCCGGCGCCCCCCACAGCCACGAGGAACACGGCGCCGTCCTCCGCGACCAGGAGGCCGCGGTCCTCACACTGCTGATCCGACGACTCCGGCACGGGGACGGCAAACTGGTGGTCCATCCCGTAGGTGATCCTGTGGGCTGTCCAGGCGTGCCGGCCGGACAACTCCGTGAGATGACGCAGGAGGCCCGACGGGGGCCCCTTGTACCCGCACTCCGCGCAAGCGCAGGGCGCCCACGCGCACGCAGTCTCGTGCGCCGCCAGGTCGCGGTAGGCGACGGAGCTGGCGCACCCGAACTTGCGGAACGGGCACGGCACCCTGATGTAGCCGAAGAGGGCGTCCAGCTGGGCGTTGTGGACGAAGACGGCGGCCGGGTCCCCGCCGCACGGGCGGcagtcgccggcgccgcagtcgCGGCACGCGACGTGCTGCACGCGGGTGCACTGCGGCCGACGCGGCACAAACTCATCAATCAATCAAATCTTGGCCGCGACCAAAGCAAGCGGATTGAAAGGGGAGCGTTTAGGGCGTCTCGTTCGATTACCTGGTAGATGGGGGGCCTGAGGGGGCCATGGCAGAGGTCGCAGCGCATCCTgacctgctcctcctcctcctcggccgccGCTATGGCCGCCGCGCCGcgcgcgagctccagcagcccgCCGTTCGCCTCCTCCTCGCGCTCGGATCTGGGCGACGCCAGCGTCTGCGCCGAGGCCGGGCTGCGCGCCAGCGGCACCTCGACGCCCGGCTCGCTCTTCCTCGGGCGGCCCGGGCGCCGGATCGCCTCCGGCGGCGTGTTCTTCCTCGGGCGGCCCGGCCGCCGGCCCACTGTCGGCGGCGTCTTCACGTCCCCGGTGCTCTTCCTCTTGCCGCCCATCGCCCGCGGACGCTGCTACGCACCAGATTGGGCGTGGGAACCTCGGCGGAACTGGGGATTTCGGGGTAGGCAGGATAGCAATGAAGGCTGGGATCTGGAGAGTTCAAGAAGGACTGGCTGAATCCCCGGCATTTCCTCCTATACGGAGAgagaagtttttttttttttgagacaaacgGAGAGAGAAGTAAAGGAGAAGACGCACGCTCACCAGCCCACACTCGCCTAACGGCCCACTCTCTTTCTGAGGCCCAAGTGGTTAACAGGCAGGTCGTTGCAGCAGCTTCCTCGCCAACTTGGCAACTGGCAACTCCCCTCAAGAAAAAATGCTCGCTCCCCAACCATCATCAATCTGAGTGCTCAGGTGACATTTCACACACCACGAGAACCCTTTGAGCTCACAAAAATCCTGACTTTTCAGTCCCTAGGCGAATTTATAAGCCAAGAGGAAAGCAGTTAAGTGGTAGCGCAGACAAGCACCTTTTTTGGCTGTCTAATCATCCGGCCTTCATCGTGAATCGACGGTGGATCTGCTCCTCCGTGATTGTCATTCAAAGGCTGTCCGGCACCTAGAAAAGCTCGGTTGTAGGTCCACTTGAGCCCGTTCGAGCTACTGTGGCATGTCCCCCTCTTTGATCCTGTGTAGCTGCTGCCAACCCCTTCTTCATCATGTCCTCTGTGtaccccccacccccaccccctctcCTTAGACCTAGATTACAGGGACGAAGGCGATGACCTACTGCTCGCCTTGTCTCCTTGCTCCAAATTTCTTCCTCTCTTGGATCCGGGTTACAGAGGGAGCATCGACGACCTAAGCAACTCAGGTACGGACGCTCGAGCGTGCGTCATCATTCACGACGAGGTTCATCAAGCGGTTGCTCATCGATCTTGAGCTCCAACGGCTGAAATTGTTGATAAGAGCGAGCCAACTAATCTAAAACGACTTCGTACAGAATAAAAATATAAGACTTAGCCAATGAGTGAAGGATGGCGCAGCAAAGCGTGCGTCACATTCTAGTATATACGAAGGCAGGAAGCTAGATGTGTGATTTTGCTGTTGAATATGTGATTTTGTTGATGGAAGTATTGCTGCTGGGGGCAGGATGACTGGACGAGCTACGGTAGCTTGTTGGGCTGACAATGACATGCATACGATTCCTTGCTGTAGGATGTAGCAGCATTCCATATAAGAATCTCTCTAGAATTGAAGCTTGGTTACATATACAGACCACCTACTCGAAGGGAACTGTTGTTATCTATTTTAGCCTACAAATTGTCCCCATTGTTTTGGTTCGGTGGTTTGTGTTTTGATTGGGAACTATTAGTTATAGTTGTACAAAATGTCGCTCCATCTACTATATTATAATATCAGTCGATCGATGAAGCACACTAATCTGAACTTTCATCCTATATAAGGTTTGAATAACATTATGATAATCAGATTGGGATTTCTTTATGGTTTCTTGCTTCCTTTGGTTGTTGCAGGTCTTGTTTGTTTTTTGACTGTTTCTATACCTGCTAAGTCTGACGTGACGGTTCAACATTTTGAGCAGGTCATGAAGTTCTTTGTATTGTCATTTGTTCACTTAGAGGAACATGCGAAACAAATAGAGACAGGTCTTGCAGCTCCTCAAGTGAAGGTCTGAGTTTGATACTCAGAAATCACCGCATTTTGAAAGTGTGAATCTAAAGCAATGTTTTCTTGATTTTGCAATTGATTTACCATAGTTGATGAGAAGGTGCACCACTATGAGTGCAATTTTCAGTTTTCAACACTCTTTTTTATGTTTCCTTTTCCTGTCCGATGATTAATTACTTTATTATATCAAATATTGCTTGCAACAAGCTATTTGTTATTTACAATGAAAGTAATTActtcttggggggggggggggggggcgacatTGACAATAGCCCCATAGGCATTTTTGGAGGGCTTTGAAGGTGTTTTATATTTAGGCCATCTACACTGCATTTATTTTTTCAGGTTAAACATGCGAATGACCAGTTTTGTGCTAGCCATCATATGCATCAAATTAGATGGACCGAGCAGCCTAGCAGACATCATTTTGTGTGTACACTTATATGAATTTTAGTGTTATATTCATCTATCCCTTCTTTCTAAGTGATGTTATCAAAAGATTGTTTGACACAACTATCACTAAGAACTTGGTTTCCGACCTTTTTGAAGAATATCATATATAGAGATGAAAATCGATGACCTCTGGTGTGCCATTGATTTTATCCAAAAATCATCATCTGTAAAGATGAGCTCATTTTGGGATTTTCCATGACCATATTTCTATAAGTAGGCCATTTTTTGTAACGGAAAACAGTAGGAAATTATCTTATTGCGACATGCCATTATTGTGTCCGAGTGAATGTTATGGATTCTAAGGGTGGTGGTCCAAGATATCACCCATAAGCTACCATTATCTTTGTTTTGGGTAAGAATTGCTTCAAGAAGTATATTTATTACAAAGTTATTTGCTATATTTTAAGGAATTGGTGGCAACACATCTTCCGCTGCACTTGCAAGCGGTGGACACCGGGGAACGAAGCGGGATGTAGTGCGCCAGCGGCGACGACGCAACCCCAGTGGAGACACCAACCGCCGCCACACCAAATACGCATCCAGTCGTTTACAAAAACCAGCCACCGAGTGCTTTGAACCCGACGAGGCCCGACTCTTGGTAGGGAACTTCTTAACagtgggcttcttcttcttgctaACAGGGCCCAAGGCGGACGGGACCGGGGAAGGAGGCACATCCACAATCCCAGAAAGCGGGGGAGAGGCAGGGTACACCGCCGATAACGGAGTGCCCAAACCCTTCTCTGCAGAAACAACATGGTCCACAGGGGCACCCTCAGAAGCAGTAGTATCAGAAGGCTCGGGCGCCATCCACTCGGTCGCTCAGCCAGTAGGAGCACTTGATTTAAACAGGCCACGAACCTTGGAACCTAGGCCCTCCCATTCAGAGTTGGTAAATGGGGCCACATAATCGCCCTCGGCATTGCTATCACCATGGGCATCGTCATGACGTGGCGCAGGAGGAGAATGATTGGGAGGAGGTGGTGGGGGTGCCTGCTGGGCCGCCTGACCTTCGACGCGGACATGGATCCGATAGGAACTTGCAAAGGAGAAGACATCAATAGAGCCATGAATAAGAGCCGGATCCAGACACCAAATCTTCATACGAGCAGGGCCAAGATGATCAAGAGAAGATAGATCAACCTCCACTGGCTTACCAACCAGTTCACCAAATGCCATTAGGAACGGAGAGGTGTAGAGCCCCGATGGAACATCATCCAACAGAACCCAAACATTTGACAGAGAACCTACAGCCTGAGCGCCACCCTCCGTCACTTTGACAGAGACCACGATCTGATTGAGGGGCAAAGTGAAACTAGTGCAAGAAGAAACCATCTTCAAACTTTCCTTAGATGGGAAGACAACTGCAAATTCTGACTCAGAAACCTGCTGCACTTGCCACTCCCAGCCCTCGAGCCCCCACTCTTTGAGCTCATCCATGATGACTTGGCAGGAGACTGCTTGGGATTTCATAGATATGATGGCAGCGTTGGAAAGAGCAGGCGCCACAACAACCATAACCAGATCACCTTCCAAAGCAAAGAAGGAACAACCCAGAAGACCAAGGCCGAAGTGCTTGAAGGCCGGCGACTTGCAGAGGTTCTGGCAATCCACAGTAAGATGGCCCTCGGCCCGACAGATGAGGCAAAATGGGGGGAAGGTGCATCGGGATTGGAAGTGCCCCGGCCGGTGGCAAGCAAAGCAGGTGAGTGTAGATGAAGGACCTGATGAGGAAGGGAGGACCGAACCATgcagaaggggaggaggaggagggaggatgCCATCACCAGCGGCAAGAGAGGAGGAACCAGGATCCCAAGGAGTGAACTTGTGCGTCTCGTAGGGATAGGAAGAACCATACCCACCTCGCTGGTACTGCCGTCCTCCGCCACTGGCCCTGCCGCCGCTTCCACCATAGACCCGCTGGCCATTCCCAGATCCAGCACCACCCGAGCGGGCGATACGACGCAGGGGCGCCGTGGGGCCCAGCAGTGGATCAGATCCGGAGCAGTCAGACCAGCAGCAGAGCCAGACGCCGCAGCCTCCCAGGTATCTACCATCGTAGAGCCCCACCTAGTAGGCGAAGAAGCCTGCACCGGCCCTGCACTGGAGCCTGTAGCCACCACCATCGAAGCCGCCGCAAAGCAAGCACACTCCTCCCGTTGCAGCCACTCTGGGCCAGCCGCCCAAGCCTCGCGGTCATGAGACACCTGCTCACTCAAGCCGTGCTCCGCCTCGAGCTTTGAGTGAGGAGTAGCTTCGTACTCAAAATTGGAAGCAGCCTCTACCGAACCCTCACGATGACGCTTGCTACCCGACACAGCCTCACTAGAGGAACCATGAGATTTGTCCATGGAGACCGCCTCCATGAACGAAAGAGAGATTGGAGGGGGAGTGGATCGAATGAGACGACGGATAGGGAGAGAATGACAGCGCACGTCAGATCTGGAAGATGAAAATCCTAGGGGCAGGGACAAGCAAACCCTTGCAGATCCATAAGTAGCTCCGCACAGCATGTCCATCAGACAAGGAGAGGAAGGGCTGGCCCACAAGCCCACCACGAACCACAGGAGTTGGCCCAACAACAACGCCAGGGAGGGGAGGAAAATCAACCCAAGAGTGGGCCCCCAGTTGGACCAGAAACTCAACAGGGCACAGGCGGGCCCACTAGCGAGCCCGTGTCACTCAACGCTCTAGCAGAGTAAACAAGTCTAGGGTTCCACCCctctcctcccgagccgccacCGTTGTGCCACAACCCGACGCCGGCGAGGATAAAGGGGAAGAGGAGGGCGACAACACATCCAGAACGACCTCCAGATCATCAGATAGCGAGGGCACCAGCGCCGGACCAAGCACGCCAGATGCCGGAGAGGGCACGAGGAAGTTACCAGATCTACGACCTAGATGAATGACCCTCGACTAGCCAGGATCCACCACCGACGTCGGTGCAGCGCGGCTGCACCCACCCGACGCAAACTTCCGAGCCTGCCCTGCCATCCGAATTGGCAGGGGACGCGCTGCCGGAGAGCCGCTGCCGAACTCTGACTCGGAGTCAGAACTCGCCGCATCCAGCACCCAAAAGCGGTTGGCACACACCGGCTCGGGAGCTCACCGTGTGGATGACGACAACGCTAACGGAGGAGGGgacggtgaaggaaatatgccctagaggca
The sequence above is a segment of the Aegilops tauschii subsp. strangulata cultivar AL8/78 chromosome 6, Aet v6.0, whole genome shotgun sequence genome. Coding sequences within it:
- the LOC109780173 gene encoding E3 ubiquitin-protein ligase SINA-like 4 translates to MGGKRKSTGDVKTPPTVGRRPGRPRKNTPPEAIRRPGRPRKSEPGVEVPLARSPASAQTLASPRSEREEEANGGLLELARGAAAIAAAEEEEEQVRMRCDLCHGPLRPPIYQCTRVQHVACRDCGAGDCRPCGGDPAAVFVHNAQLDALFGYIRVPCPFRKFGCASSVAYRDLAAHETACAWAPCACAECGYKGPPSGLLRHLTELSGRHAWTAHRITYGMDHQFAVPVPESSDQQCEDRGLLVAEDGAVFLVAVGGAGGVRRVTVVCVRGNVGTGPVYSSSVEVAGPDEARRLKLEKKVAASCSAPVEFDVLAQPECDTVPVYPEMLHGEELHLCIRIGKTKIICSGT